The sequence below is a genomic window from Rudanella lutea DSM 19387.
GCGCGAAACAGCCCTGATCAACGGGATGCGCGTAGATGATGAGATCGACGAGCGCAAGAGCATCACCGGCTCCACACGCGGGGCGGCTACCTATCTGAAGAAAAGCAATACGCAGTTTAACAACTGGGTGTCGTCGCTGTTTTCGTTTTACCTCGGCGCGGGAGGTATCAGCAAATTGATTCCGCCCGACTGGTCGTACGCGAAGGAAATAGCCTTGTCGGGGTCAACGGACCGGTACATTCTGCGGTTTCTGGCCCATAAAATTGCGGTCGAAAACGCCCTGCCTTCTTATCAGACCAAAAACGCGGTGGCCCTGATCGAGTACCCAAACGGGGGCGGGAAAACGGTTCAGCAGATTGTGACCGACTTGGGCGCACAGGGGGTACAGGTTAATACCGATGATCTGCTGACGTACAACCGCTGGATTCTGGGCGCCAGTATTCCGTCCGACAAGGCGTACACGGTGATGATTCCGGTACCGAGCAATCAGATCAATGAAGTACGGCAGCGGGTGGTAGCGGTTTCGGACAAGAAGACCCCCGACTTTCTCCAAAACGATGTAGGTTTTCCGGTACTGAAAAAAGTGACCTTAGGCGTACGTAGTCAGGCCGACCCTATCCTGTACGAAATCAATGGCTTACCGGGCATTCAGGCACAGGCTGGCGATAATGCCGGTACCCTGGCTCGTAAAGCGAAGGTGAGCTATTCCAGCTTCTTGCGGTATAACGATCTGACCGAAAAAATGCCGATTGAGCCCGGTGAGGTGTATTATCTGGCCAAAAAGCGTAAAAAAGCGCTGGTGCCGTTTCATACTACCCGCGAGGGCGAAACCACCCGGAGCATTTCGCAGCGGTACGGCATCCGGCTGAAACACCTGCTGAAATACAACCGGCTCGACCGGGTACAGCGGCTTCAGGTTGGCCGGGTGATGTGGCTCCGCGAACGTCGGCCCCGCAACCGTCCGGTCGAAATCATCAACGTCCCGACGCCCCCCGTGTACGACCCCACGCCCGCTACGCCATCCACTCGGCCCGATGTAGCGGCCTCAGGCAATGGCAGTACGGCGCCCTCCCGCCCGGTCAACAGCGACAATATTCCGCGTAACCCGTCGGAACGCAAACTGTACACGCCCAAGTTTGGGGGTGAAAATGTACCCGCTACCACCACCACGCCCCCCGAAACGGGCAACGGTAGCTCAACGGCATCGCGGCCAGCATCTCGCCCGGCTACCCCTCCGGCCGACCGCCCGGTGGTATCGAACACGCGGCCCATAACGCCCCCCAGCCCCAACGGCGGTAATGGCGGTTCGCGTACTGTGACGGTGAAACCAGCTACCCCGGCCTCTGAGCCCGACGAAGATAACGACCTGCTGCCTTCCGTGCCTACGAAGGCGAATCGGCAGGGAGGGTACGAGGTGACGGGCAATGAGCCGACTTTGCCGCCCAACACGCGCCCGGCGACCGTACCGACCGACCGAACGGCTGGCAACACGCGCCCCGCTGCTCCGGCTACCCGGCCCGCTCCCGCCAATCGGCCGACAACAACGGCTGGCGGCCGTACTATGACTCACTCCGTTGAGCCAGGACAGACCTATTATAGCATTTCGAAACTCTACGGGGTGTCTATTGACGATCTGCTGGCTGCCAATAACCTGACGTTGGAAGACAAACTGTCGGTAGGGCAATCGCTTACGGTACGCAACGTGCCGCAGGGCTTCCCGGCAGGGCGGCCCCTCAATACCTCAGCGCCGACGGCCACGCAGCCCCGGTCGGAAACGATTTACCACACCGTTGAAAAAGGGCAGACCATGTTCCGAATCTCGAAGCTGTACAACGTGACTATCGAGCAGATTCAGGAGTGGAACGGCCTGACCGATGTGACGGTTAAGGAAGGACAAAAGATTAAAATAGTTAAGTAAAAAGGAGATAGGAGTGAGGAGCGAGAAGAGAGGAGTGAGAAGATAGGAGTGAGGAGTTGCTGACGCGTCAGCATTACTCGTGCGTCAGCAACTCCTCACTCCTCACTCCTATCTTCTAACTCCTCTCTCCTCACTTCTCAGAAAAGCATGATTCTGATTGAGAATACGGTCATCAGCGATGACATTGCCGATAAGTTCTTCGTTTGCAACCTTGACAAATGCAAGGGGGCCTGCTGTGTTGAAGGCGATTTGGGGGCCCCCCTCGAAGCCGACGAACTGCACATTCTGCAACGCATTTACCCGAAGGTAAAGCCTTACCTCTCGCCCGAAGGCATTGCCGCTATCGAAAAACAGGGTTTGTACGAGCCCGACGGTGAAGGGGGGTTTGTGACGACGACCGTGGGCGGGCGAGAGTGTGTGTTTGCCACCTGGAACGATAAGGGAATCCTGAAATGCGGGATCGAAGATGCCTACAATGATGGCAAAGTCGATTGGAAAAAGCCGATTTCGTGCCACCTGTACCCGATTCGGGTGACCAAGTACGATCAGTATCATGCTCTCAACTACGACCGGTGGCCTATTTGCAGCCCGGCCTGCGGACTTGGTAAAGAGCTGAACGTGCCTGTTTACAAATTCGTCCGCGAAGCCCTGATTCGGGCCTACGGCGAAGCCTGGTATGCCGAGCTGGTAGCCGAAATCGAAGGAACAACGAACGACGAGCAGTGAACAATTATCAACGAACAACGAACAGTTAACAAGCACTGCTCACTCATGACTGTTCGTTGATAATTGATCATTGTTGGTTGTCCACTATTGGTTGCTCACTGTTCGTTGTTCGTTGATCGTTGTTTACTGTTCGTTGTTCACTGATACCTGTAACCATGCAACAGCGCGATTACTTTGAGGATGTGTACGAGGTGGTGCGGCAGGTGCCGCTTGGCCGTGTGACGACCTATGGAGCCATTGCGCGGTATCTGAGTTTGCGGGCCGGTGCCCGAATGGTGGGCTGGGCCATGAATGCCAGCCATACCCGCCCCGATGTACCCGCGCACCGCGTTGTAAACCGGCTAGGCATTTTGTCGGGTAAACATTTCTTTGGTAGCCCCACCCGGATGCAGGAGCTTCTGGAGGCCGAAGGTGTCCTGGTCTCCGACGACCGAATCACCGATTTCAAAACCCGCCTGTGGGACCCCACCGAGGAGTTGACTTTGTAAACGGATGGTGGAGCGATTCGCGGTGAATTAACGTGCATTATGCATAATGGCTGACGCAAGGGCCTTCGACAGGCTCAGGCTGACATTATGCTTGAGAGCCCCAGTCAGCCCGGACCGCGTGCGGTTGAGCCTGTCGAAGGCCCTTGCGTCAGCCATCATTTGTTGAACAGCTGGTTGTAATACAAATTTTCCATAATTTATGTTAGGTTAACAGCCAGAGTATCAACTGCTCTCACCCCAAAACGACAAGCCTTTAACTTGCCCGATTGCTACAGATTCCGGACGTATTTCTGCCCGCCGAGGGCACGCATTTGCCGGGAAATTTGCCGGGTTCGGCGTTGGATGTAGTTGGAAGGGTTGGCAATTGAGAACCGGATCGGATTGGGCAGTACGGCCGCAATCCGGGCGGCTTCGTCGCGGGAGAGCGACTTAGCCGGGTGGTCGTAATAGCGTTGACTGGCCGCTTCCACGCCAAATGTCATGGGGCCTGTTTCGGCTACGTTCAGGTACACTTCCAGAATCCGTTTTTTGCCCCACACCAGTTCAATCAGTACGGTGAAGTACACTTCAAGCCCTTTCCGAATGTAGCTCCGGCCGTTCCAGAGAAACACGTTTTTGGCTACCTGTTGCGAAATGGTACTGGCTCCCCGTGGGCGTTTGCGCCGTTGGTTTTCCTTGATGGCATCCTGAATTTCGTCGAAGTCGAAGCCCCAATGGTACGGAAAGGCCTGATCTTCGGAGGCAACTACCGCCAGGGCGGCTTCTTTGCTGATGTTTTCGTACGAAGTCCAGTCTTTATACACCCGGCTGCTTTGGTCGGTGCCGAGGGTATCCCACCACCGCGACACCACCAGCGGAGTCACCCAGACGGGTACCCACTTGAGCACAATCACCCAGCCGATCGAAAACAGAAAGAGGTACAGCGCGAGTTGGGCGGCTATCCGGTAGAGTTTGCCCACCCACGGGTGCTCCCGCAAAAACCGACGCCCCTGCGCCCAGGCCGACCCGCCTGTGTTGGCGCGCCCCGTGCCCGCCGAGGCCGTATTGCGTGAACCCGTTGAGCCCATGGCCGAGTACGAGGCATCGGGTTGGCGGTTGGCGTTGCTGTTGCGCGGGCGATTTTCAGACATGGGTTTTTGAGGTACACCAGCAACGTACCGGTGTAGCATAAACGCGAAAATGCTAAAAAAAGCTGTATGTGGGCCAGAAAATGAGTTAATCTACAAACAGACTGGCCGCTACCCGGTCGGCAAAGAGCTTGCCCGCCTGCGTGAGCCGGAGAAAACCGTCGGCTTTTTGTAGCCATTGTTGTTCGTATAACTCGCCCAGGGCCGAGGCCTGTTGTTGCTCAAAATCACCTCCTGTGAGTTGGCTCAGTTCGGTCAGCGAGCAGCCCCACTGGGTGCGTAGGCCCGTCAGCAGATACTCGTTGACCCGGTCGGCCGGGGTCAGGGTTTCGGTTTCGGCGGGTAGCTCACCGGCTTCGATTGCCCGCAGATACAGCGCATTGTTGGCCACGTTGAACTGTCGGCTATGGCCATTGTACGAGTGCGCACTTGGCCCCACGCCCAGGTACGGGCGTTGCTGCCAGTAGGCCGTATTGTGCCGGGCGTAATGGCCGGGTTTGGCAAAATTCGAAATCTCGTAGTGCTCGTAGCCTGCACCAGCAAGCGTTTGGGTGAGTTGCTCGAAATGGTCGGCGGCCAGGCCTTCGTCGAGAGCCGGGAGTTTGCCTTTCTGTGTCCAGCGGCCAAATGCCGTATCGGGTTCAATGGTGAGTGCATACGCTGATAGGTGCGGAACGTTCAGCGACAGGGCGCGGTCGAGGTCGTACTGCCAGACGCTGAAAAGCGGAATGCCGTAGATCAGGTCGATACTGAGATTGTCGAAACCAGCCTCGCGGGCCAGCCGTACACATTGCTCAGCTTCGGCGGCATTGTGGGCGCGGTTCATCCAGCGCAGAGCCTCCTCGCTAAACGTTTGGATACCAATACTGAGCCGGTTCACGTACCGCCGGAGCATGGTCAGTTTGGCGGGCGTCAGGTCGTCGGGGTTAGCTTCAAGCGTAATTTCGGCATCGGGGGCTATGCTAAACCGCCCATGAATCGTGTCGAACAAACGGGCCAGTTCGGCTTCGGTCAGTAACGAGGGAGTACCCCCTCCGAAATACACGGTTTGCAGTTCGGAGGGGGGTAAATAGGTGGCTTGCAGGCCTATTTCGGTTCGGATAGCCTCCACCATCGCGTCTTTTCGGCTCAGGTTGGTGCTGAAATGAAAATCGCAGTAGTGGCAGGCCTGCTTACAAAACGGAATATGGAGGTACAGATGCATTCGTTACGACTGACTGGCGAGGGCTTTGATCCCTTTTACCTCAACAACCGTTTTTTGCTGCCCGTTTCCAGCGCAGTGAATCATGGCCAAACCGATCTCTTTCAGCGTGCATACGTAGTTGGCAAACAGCACCCGAAAGGCTGGGTACAGCCAGCTCAGGTATTTGTAATAGGGGAGGGTGTTTTTGAGTCCTTCGGTGGGCTGAATGTAGCCCGGCCGGAAGTTGTAGACCTGCCGGAAGGGCAGTTTCATCAGATCGTTTTCGGTTTTGCCTTTCACGCGCGCCCACATGGTACGGCCCTTTTCGGTACTGTCGGTGCCTGCCCCCGACACGTAACAGAACGTCATGTCGGGGTTGAGTTCGCTCAGGGTTTGGGCAAAATTGAGGGTGAGCGTGTAGGTAATTTTGTAAAAATCGTGCTCGCTCATGCCGAGCGACGAGGTGCCGAGACAAAAGAAACAGGCGTTGTACCCGCGTAGGTCGGCTTCTACGGCCGAGAGATCGAAAAAGTCGGGTACCAGTAATTCCTTTAGTTTGGGGTGGCTAACCCCGCAGGCTTTTCGCCCGACGACCAGAACGTGCTCAACGTCGGGGTGGAGCAGGCATTCGTGCAGAACACCTTCGCCAACCATGCCCGTGGCACCTGTGATAATTGCTTTCAGTTTCATGATGAACAGTGGGTTGTTATTCAAATGTACAGATTGACAACCACTATTCAGTTAATTAGTCAGCTTCTTTTCGAGCACAAGGGTCAGTCCGCGTGTACCCTGCACCGTTCCAACAATGTCGAACCCGTGCCGCAGGTTTAGGATCAGCATCGAACGCCACCTATTGTATGTTTGGGTGCGTAGGGTATGGTAGCCCTGTTGGCGGCACCAGTTGTGCTGCTCCGTCATGAGTGCCGAGGCAATGCCCTGTCCCCGGTAGGCCGGTAGTACTCCGCCGAGCCAACTGTAAAAATGCCCCGGTTTGCGCTCATACCCGATTTTGTAGCCAACAAGTACGGGGCCATCAAACGCCAGCCCGACCCAAAGTGGGGTACGCGCCTGTTGGTAATCCAGTTCGGCAGCAACCTGTTCGGGCGATTGGTCGCCAAAAATTTGGGCAATGAGTTGTGCGAGTTCGGCCGCAAGCGCAGGGGGCAACGGGTCGGTATGCCATTCGTAGCGAAGTGTCATAGCGCAAAATAAGCTACCGGTCGGGGCACTTCTTACATCGTTTGCCTTTCTTGTATTTCTTGCAGCATTTTTTCAGCACGCAATCGACGCCCGCCAGCCGGTTTTCGGTAACGTAACTTTGGGCAAATGGCCCCGGTGTGGCCGAGGGGCAAACGTCTTCAATCATGGATGGTTTTAAATTGGAACAGCCCGGCTAGGCATTAGGGGTCTGTATTTACTCCATAAACGTAATAGAGATTTATTTTAGTTTAGACTGTTTCTAAATTTATAAGGATTTGGTAGTAAAATCACGTCGTAAATGGCCTAAAGACCCTAATCTTGTACACTATGCTCTCTTCTCTGTATTCTTTATCACGGTTTCGTGATTTTGGTGTGTTGCTGCTCCGGCTGGCATTTGGGTTGCAACTGGTGCTGTCGGCGTGGCCTTACATGAGTGATCCGGCCAAACTAACCGAATTTACTAACTACCTGACTACGCTCGGGTTTCCATTTCCGGGGCCGGGGGCAGTCGTGTCGGCCTACACCGAGTTTTTGGGCGGAATATTGCTGATACTCGGCCTTTGGACTCGTCCGGTGGCTCTGGTGGTGGCGTTTAACTTTCTGGTGGCGCTCTTGCTGGGTCACGTATTCATAGCCGACACGTACGAGAATTCGTATCCGTCGGCCAACCTGCTGGTAGTCACTTTGTTTTTGGCGTTCAATGGGGCTGGTGCGTACAGTATTGATGCTCGGCTGGGCCACCGTTAAACGTTTTATTTACTTTTTCAGCACTGGACATTCGGACTTCAGACACTGGACGTTAGACTTACTACTTTTATAGATCGAGGCCTAACGTCTAATGTCCAACATCTAATGTCCAGCAGTGAGATTCGCTTCATGAAACCATTTGTTACGGGTCTGTGCTTGTATTTGCTGCCCGCCTTGCTCTGGGCACAAACCCCCACCGTGCGCGACACCCTGCTGACCGGCTTCACCCGCTCCGAACTGACCCCGCTTTACTACGGACTCGGTACCGACCGGCTGGGTGGGGCACGCATGGAAACCCTCGATTCGGCCGTGGTGCTTAACCTGACTGGGCTCGACTCGTCGGGGCGTTTCTGGCGAGTTCGATTGGCCCCGTCGCTGTCGGGGTTTTTGCCGGTTGAGCAGGTACGTATCGATACCACGGCCCGCTACCCAACCGGTGGCCTGACGGGTAACTGGACGGTTTCGGGCGATGCTGCGTTGCCCGGCAACGATGTATTGGCGATTCGGCTCCCGGCGCGGCTTCCGTACCGGGGGCAACTCCTGGCCGATGGTCACCTTATTGTAGACTTGTTTGGCGTCACCAGCAACACTAACTGGATAACCCAACGCGAATCGGCTGGGGTTATCCGAGATGTATGGTTTGAGCAGCTTGCCGACGAAATCCTGCGCGTTCATGTGACCCTGAAAAAGCCACGGAGCTGGGGGTACAGTTTAGGTTACGCCAAAAATACCCTGACCATGCGGGTTCGGCGGGGGCCTGCGAAACCCCGGCTGCGCGGCATGACGGTTGCCGTCGATGCCGGACATGGCGGCAGTAATACCGGGGCGCGTGGGCTGGAAACGGGCGTGCTCGAAAAAGACATGACCCTTGATGTAGCCCGACAGGTACGCGACCTTCTCACGCGTAAAGGCGTGCGGGTAATCATGACCCGCGATACCGACACCAACATAGGCCCAACGGCCCGGCTTCGGGCGATGCGGCAGCTCATGCCCGACCTGTTGGTGAGTATTCACTTCAATGCGTCGGGGATCCGGGCGGTACGGGGCATGAGTACGTACTACAAGCACCTGGGGTTTCGGCCGCTGAGTCAGGTGATGCTGCGGGAGTTGTTGCGGGTGAAAACAGGTATTCCGGGCGAAAAAATGCCTGAATTTGGCAATGTGGGGCACTTCAATTTCTTTTTCAATACACCCACTGAGTACCCCAACGTGCTGGTGGAGGGGCCATTTTTGAGTAACTCCGCCGATGAGCAGCTCATTGTTGACCCGCGCTTCCGCAAACGCATGGCGCGGGCCATTGCTACCGGTATCCGAAAGGGGATTCGTTAAATTACAGCGATGTCATCTCGTTTGAAGAGATGACATCGCTGTAATTCGTCACCCGACGTGAATATCGGCGGTCATGTATAGCTTCACCTGACCCGCAATATCGACTCGTTCACCGTTGTGTTTGCAGCGGAGGTAGCCCCCCCGGCGCGAAATTTGGCGGGCGGTGAGTTCGGTTTTGCCGAGCCGTTCGGCCCAGTACGGGATGAGGGTCGTGTGGGCCGAGCCCGTGACAGGGTCTTCGTCGACGCCCGATTGTGGAGCAAAGAACCGCGACACAAAATCCACCCCTGATTCGCCCGGCGAGTCCACGCCGGGAGCCGTAACAATAACGCCCCGCGCCGGCACCGAGGCCAGTTCGCGGAAATTGGGGTTGAGGTTCTCGATTTCGGCCTGTGAGCCGTACACCAATAGGTAATCGGACTTCCCCTTATAAATTTCGAGGGGGCGTTGTTCGAGGCCACTCAGTAAGGCGGGCGGTTGCACATTGGCCCGCTGAAGCGTGTCGGACGGGAAGTCGAGTACGAGCCAGTCGCCCTGACGGCACACTTTCAGCTCACCACTACGCGAATCCAGATAAATTTCGTCGACATTCCCCGAAAAGGGCTCCAGCGAGAAAATGACGTAGGCGGTGGCCAGCGTAGCGTGGCCGCACAGGTCGACCTCGACGGTGGGCGTAAACCAGCGGATGTGGTAGCGGCCCGTAGCCGGGTTGTGGGTGTAAAAAGCGGTTTCGGCCAGGTTGTTTTCGGCCGCAATTTGCTGCATAGTCTCGTCGGGCAGCCACTCGGTGAGTGGGCATACCGCGGCCGGGTTTCCGGCAAAAAGCCGGTCGGTAAAGGCATCGAGTTGGTAAAGACGCATTCGGTTCAGTAGAAAAGGGTTTTAGGGAATGGTGGCTTCCAGCGATTGAAAAGTAGGCTCGTCGAAAGCCAATAACGACGGAATAATCAGATTGGCAATAGCAAATTTAGGTTCTTCGGCTTCAAACAGGGCAGGTACGGCCACAGTAATCATACCGGCCGCGTGCGCTGATTTTAAGCCATTACCTGAGTCCTCAAAAGCAAGGCAATGGGTGGGTGTTACGCCCAGCTTTCGGGCTGCCCCCAGATACACATCGGGCGCGGGTTTGTTGCGGGCTTCGAGCGTGGCCGAATGCCAGGTTTTCAGCAACGACCGAATGCCCAGCCGGTCAATAACAACCTCGATCAGGTTCATGGGCGAGGCCGACGCAATAGCCGTTGGGATGCCCCGGTCGTGGAAGAAACGAAGAATCTCGACGGCACCCGGCATAGGTTCGGCGTGGAGGCCAATCTGACGGTGGGCTCCTTCGAGAATAGCCTCGCCAATTTCGGCCCGCGTCCGAATGGTCTCATCCCACGGCCGACGCTCAAACCAGTACTCGGCTACGGCATCGGTGGGCAGACCGGTGGTGAGTTTACACTCGTCGTCGGTCAGATGAAGGCCTACCGTGGCAAAAATGTCAATTTCTACGGCGCGCCAGTGGGGTTCTGAGTCCACCAGAAGGCCGTCCATGTCAAATATGGCTGCTTGTATCATGCAAATGACTAAAAATACTGGGCGTTGGGCGGGTGTTTACCGGAACGAGAGGCTGATGCTTTGAACAGTGGGGTTTAGCCGCTGCATAACCGGATTGGCCGACGAAAACTCACCGTCGCCCGACACGGTCTGGTAGCTTTGTTCCTGCGCGGGCGACAGTGCCCCGGCCGCAAACTGCACATTCAGGTACACTTTACCGTCCGGGTCCTGAAGTTTCCCGGTTTGCCAGCTCGACACGTTACCGCCATAGTCCCAGTCGAATCCATATAGGCTAAACGCTCTGCCGTTTAATTTCTCTACTTCTTTGAGCGTACTACCAATCCGCAGGCCCTCCGGCGTGGCCCATCGGCTGGCGCTGGCTGTTGGTACCGCCTTGCCGATCTCGGCGGCATCGGCTTCAATCAGGACCATCTCGGGGCGCGTGTGCTGCTCATCTTTCCAGATAATCTGCGCCTGATCGGGGGTGCCTTTGAATAGCGTCGTGCCAATGTAAAAATCACCCTCGGCTCCCCAAACGGTATCGGCTTTTGTGACGTTTTCGGCCCCCAGAATCTGGATGAGTTGAGCTTCGGAAGTATTGGCCCGGACAACACCCGCCTGTTCGCCCGGGATAAGCACAAAGTTGTCGGGCGATGTCTGCGGCCCTTCGGTTGAGAGGGTCGTCGCGAGCGTATCATCGTCGGATACAGCTGTCGAATCGTTGGTGGCTCCGCTGCCGTCGGGTTTCGATTGGCAGGCCGTCAGCAGAGCCAGGCACAGGAGTAAGGAAATATGTTTCAAGGGAATATTCGGGAAATGAACGAGTTACGAGTTTGTGGGGCACCCCCTACTCCCTCCTTAGTTAGAGGAGGGGGTTAGGGGGTGGTCAGCCGGTCTTTTCAGAGCTGTGCTTGCCGGAAGGGTTTGATGTCTATTTTCTCCCAGACTTTGCCCTGCACGTAAGGTTCCCACGATAGCCAGTCCTGAAGCTGGGCTTCGGTCTCGAAATCGAGGAGCATCATAGAGCCAATCATCTGACCCTCGGGACTGAGCAGGGCTCCGCCCACCACGTAATGACCCATCTCTTTTAGTTTGCGAACTCCCTCAAAATGGTTTGGGCGGACGGCCATCCGGCGGTCGAGCGCCTGTTCGTCGGTGCCATCGTAGGCGTGTACAACGTAAAGCATTGCGTAGCTGTTTTGGGCACCAAGATAATACGATTGCCGCGCTTTTGGGCGTCCCTGTCCGGATGGACCGGCGATGCAGCCCGAAACCAGGCCCCGTACCAGTACCCAGGTGGGGCCAAGGGGGCACTTGTCGTGTCGGATTCGGGGTTTTCTTCCTAATTTGGGCCTTTTATCGCTTCTTCATAACAACAATGCTCCGTCTGTACTACTTAGCCATTGCGGTAATGGCATGCCCGGCGTTTGCCCAACCGCAACCGGCCGCTTCATCGTCCCGTCTGACCGTCGAGAAAATCATGCAGGACCCTAAAAATTGGGTTGGCACCTCGCCCTCGGGCGTTTTCTGGGCCGAAGATGGCAAAACCGTCTATTTCAACTGGAACCCCGAAAAAGCCAAAGGGGACTCGCTTTACAAGGTAGTGCTCGCGGGCGACCGTAAGCCGCAGAAGGTAAGCCCCGCCGAGCGCCGGAGCCTGCCCTCGGGCCCCGGTGTGTATAACCGCGACCGCAGCCTGAAACTCTACGACAAAAACGGCGATCTGTTTCTGGTCGATTGCCGTACCTACCAGACCCGGCAGTTGACCAATACGGTGGATCGGGAGGCTAATCCGCAGTTTTCGGGCGACGAGCGGGCGGTGGTGTTTTCGCGTGGCGGCAATCTGTTTCGCATGACCCTGAGCAATGGCGAGCTGAGCCAGATTACCTACTTTGATCCCGGCACCAAACGGGCTGAGGTTAAGCCCAATACCCAGGAAACCCTGTTGAAAAAAGAGCAGCTGGGCCTGTTCGATGTATTGCGCGAGCGGAAGGAAAAGCGGGATGAATCCGAAAAAATTGACAAAGGCGATACGCCAAGGCGGCCCAAACAGTTTTATACCGAAGGCCGGATGCTTATGAGCCCGCAACTGAGTCCCGACGGTAAGTTTGTTACGTTTACGCTCGCCAAAGCGGCTTCGGGTGCCAAAAGTACCGTGGTGCCCAGCTACGTAACCGAGTCGGGCTTTACCGAAGACCTGCCCGCCCGGACCAAAGTGGGAGCTCCGCTGGCCTCGTACGAGTTGTTTGTGTATGATATTGACCGCGACACGGTACAGGCGGTGTCATTGCGAACGGTACCCGGCATTACCGACCGGATCAATTTTACGGGTGGGGCGGCCACATCGGCCAAACCCGACACGAGCAAACGGGCGGCTCTGCGCTCGGTTACGATCTCAAACGTGCTATGGTCGCCACAGGCTACCAATCGGTACGCGGTGCTGGTGCTGCGGGCGCAGGACAATAAAGACCGCTGGATTATGCAGCTCGACCCGGCCACACGCACGCTCAAGCTCATTGATCGCCAACACGACGATGCCTGGGTGGGTGGCCCCAACATTGGGTTTGGCCCGAACCCCGGTACGCTCGGTTTTCTGGCCGATGGACAAACGCTTTATTTCCAGTCTGAGGCCGATGGCTATTCGCATCTGTACACGGTAAACTTGACCACGGGCGAGCGTAAGCAACTGACTTCGGGCCGGTTCGAGGTGCAGCAGGTGACACTTTCGAAGGATAAGCAGTTTTTCTTCCTGACCACCAATGAAGTACACCCCGGCGAGCAACACCTGTACCGGATGGCCGTAACCGGCGGCCCGCGTGAGCGACTGACCACCATGACCGGGGCCAACGATGTAACCCTCTCGCCCGATGAGCGCAGCATGGTCATTCGGCACTCGTACGCCAACCGCCCCTGGGAATTGTATCTGGCTGGTTTAGAGCAACAATCAATAGCAAACAGTAAAAAACAGACCGCACCAAAGAAGGAAGCTGGCTCGGTTGGGGCAACCCCGGTGCAACTGACCGATTCGCCCACGGCCGAGTTTAAGGCATACCCCTGGCGCGACCCGCAGGTGGTGACTATTCCGGCCCGCGATGGGCAGGCTATTTATGCCCGGCTGTACAAGCCATCGGGCGATGTAAAACCCAATGGCCGGGCCGTTGTGTTTGTGCACGGAGCCGGTTATCTGCAAAATGCGCACAAGTGGTGGAGCCAGTATTTCCGGGAGTACATGTTTCATAACCTCCTGGTCGATAAGGGGTACACGGTGCTCGATATTGACTACCGGGCGAGTGCAGGCTACGGCCGCGACTGGCGTACGGGTATTTATCGGCACATGGGAGGCAAAGACCTGACCGACCACGTCGATGCAGCTGCCTGGCTCGTTAAAAACCACGGTGTTGAGGCCAACCGGATTGGTATTTACGGTGGGTCGTACGGTGGGTTTATCACCCTGATGGCTATGTTCACAACGCCCGGCACGTTTGCTGCCGGTGCGGCCCTGCGCCCCGTAACCGATTGGGCGGCCTACAACCACGGCTACACGGCCAACATCCTCAACGAACCCCAGACCGATTCGCTGGCGTACCGTCGGTCGTCGCCGATTTACTTCGCCGATGGGCTGAAGGGCCACTTGCTCATCTGCCACGGTATGGTCGATGTGAATGTGCACTATCAGGATGCCGTCCGGCTGGCC
It includes:
- a CDS encoding prolyl oligopeptidase family serine peptidase, producing MLRLYYLAIAVMACPAFAQPQPAASSSRLTVEKIMQDPKNWVGTSPSGVFWAEDGKTVYFNWNPEKAKGDSLYKVVLAGDRKPQKVSPAERRSLPSGPGVYNRDRSLKLYDKNGDLFLVDCRTYQTRQLTNTVDREANPQFSGDERAVVFSRGGNLFRMTLSNGELSQITYFDPGTKRAEVKPNTQETLLKKEQLGLFDVLRERKEKRDESEKIDKGDTPRRPKQFYTEGRMLMSPQLSPDGKFVTFTLAKAASGAKSTVVPSYVTESGFTEDLPARTKVGAPLASYELFVYDIDRDTVQAVSLRTVPGITDRINFTGGAATSAKPDTSKRAALRSVTISNVLWSPQATNRYAVLVLRAQDNKDRWIMQLDPATRTLKLIDRQHDDAWVGGPNIGFGPNPGTLGFLADGQTLYFQSEADGYSHLYTVNLTTGERKQLTSGRFEVQQVTLSKDKQFFFLTTNEVHPGEQHLYRMAVTGGPRERLTTMTGANDVTLSPDERSMVIRHSYANRPWELYLAGLEQQSIANSKKQTAPKKEAGSVGATPVQLTDSPTAEFKAYPWRDPQVVTIPARDGQAIYARLYKPSGDVKPNGRAVVFVHGAGYLQNAHKWWSQYFREYMFHNLLVDKGYTVLDIDYRASAGYGRDWRTGIYRHMGGKDLTDHVDAAAWLVKNHGVEANRIGIYGGSYGGFITLMAMFTTPGTFAAGAALRPVTDWAAYNHGYTANILNEPQTDSLAYRRSSPIYFADGLKGHLLICHGMVDVNVHYQDAVRLAQRLIELKKENWELASYPMEDHGFVEPTSWMDEYKRILKLFEERL